Proteins encoded together in one Camelina sativa cultivar DH55 chromosome 9, Cs, whole genome shotgun sequence window:
- the LOC104710614 gene encoding DExH-box ATP-dependent RNA helicase DExH17-like encodes MGVRSFEALAEADPRRIEIVTGRKYPFGNTIKESLSSLPPKVEIKVEEVDCQKQGISKLAVTLTRLSQPVQSTKRHYADMIVGSDEENLIHFHEKIRMEDFSSPYSVTILLERPHQQAKATVKADLIFEEYIGIDLHETLLLKKANNNKMNYRSENRLPHYYPPMVDACIVDDDNPATSGPSTRKDKKDDMPSFKLIDEDSEEEKEPYVTMEEDDCVIINEHTVFDHIREKAKCFPTLKTLNPTSPASRKSPQKRKSLVENSPELDPLFQYDSVLGLPTRTKDIKQSAHQITSPGYASLADKTGEKERPFSDETIFNYIRKRSKNSPVVITSRTEDPIAICSQEGSNTEISPYRAYGLLVSPSTKRPRITSDAPTEILSFDISMVKGSSTSLEQNKGLGSTLAGKSKESDSFLGFKSVFSFL; translated from the exons ATGGGAGTCAGGTCATTTGAAGCTCTTGCTGAAGCTGATCCACGAAGGATAGAGATTGTTACCGGTCGAAAATATCCTTTCGGAAATACCATCAAGGAGTCTCTATCATCCCTACCTCCTAAAGTTGAAATCAAGGTCGAGGAAGTTGACTGCCAGAAGCAAGGGATATCTAAACTAGCAGTCACATTGACACGGCTATCACAACCTGTCCAATCCACAAAACGCCATTATGCTGACATG ATTGTTGGCTCAGATGAAGAGAATCTTATCCACTTTCATGAGAAAATAAG AATGGAAGACTTCTCCAG TCCATATAGCGTAACCATTCTCCTGGAAAGGCCTCATCAACAAGCAAAGGCGACTGTGAAGGCTGATCTCATCTTCGAAGAATACA TTGGTATTGACCTCCATGAAACACTTCTACTGAAGAaggcaaacaacaacaaaatgaatTACAGAAGCGAAAACAGGCTGCCTCACTACTATCCTCCTATGGTGGATGCCTGCATAGTAGATGATGACAACCCAGCTACATCTGGACCTTCAACCCGGAAGGATAAAAAAGATGATAT GCCTAGTTTCAAGCTCATAGATGAGGATTCAGAAGAAG aGAAAGAGCCCTATGTGACGATGGAAGAAGATGACTGTGTCATTATCAATGAACATACAGTCTTTGACCACATACGCGAAAAAGCCAAGTGTTTTCCCACATTGAAAACTTTGAATCCAACCTCTCCAGCATCAAGAAAATCACCTCAGAAAAGGAAAAGCTTAGTGGAGAATTCTCCTGAACTCGATCCTCTATTTCAGTATGATTCTGTGCTTGGTTTACCTACAAGAACTAAGGATATCAAACAAAGTGCACACCAAATTACTAGCCCAGGTTATGCAAGCCTTGCAGACAAAACTG GTGAAAAAGAAAGACCATTCTCGGATGAAACAATATTCAACTACATAAGGAAAAGGTCCAAGAACTCTCCGGTAGTCATTACATCGAGAACCGAGGATCCTATAGCCATATGTTCTCAAGAAGGAAGCAACACAGAGATAAGTCCGTATAGAGCGTATGGATTATTGGTTAGTCCTTCAACTAAAAGGCCAAGGATCACATCTGATGCACCTACAGAAATTCTGTCTTTTGATATCTCGATGGTCAAGGGAAGCAGCACAAGCTTAGAGCAGAATAAGGGATTAGGCTCAACACTTGCAGGTAAGTCCAAAGAATCTGATTCTTTTCTTGGATTCAAAAGCGTCTTCTCTTTTCTGTGA
- the LOC104710612 gene encoding probable E3 ubiquitin-protein ligase ARI3 yields MDDEYMSLEEDEEEDYDYSIDEHDEYYSDEETDLQHVSSTKPTSQVITKESLVAAQKDVLVKIMELLSVKENQARTLLIYYQWDVDKLFSVYTEQGKDRLFSFAGLTVFDPCLVTSNGGTVMKCCDICMEDDLPSNVMTRMECGHSFCNDCWKGHFTVRINEGESKRITCMAHKCNAICDEDVVRRLVSPELAEKFDRFLIESYVEDNMMVKWCPSTPHCGNAIQIEDYGSEVQCSCGHQFCFSCLSESHSPCSCLMWKLWTKKCADESESVNWITVNTKLCPKCSKPISKRDGCNLMTCKCGQHFCWLCGEATGFSHTWKTIEGHSCGRYKDDKVRQLERAKRDLDRYTHYYYRYKAHTDSSKLEDKLRKSVLEKAVLNSETKDQDVFKDYSWVIDGVNRLFRSRRILSYSYPFAFYMFGEELFKDKMSDKEREIKKNLFEDQQQQLEGNVERLSKVLEEPFDQYCFSEVVEMKRQLNNLSALVDKLCRQMYECIENELLGPIQTGVHKVAPYRSKGIEQATEFCPDIYQSSDCGSSGSS; encoded by the coding sequence ATGGATGACGAATATATGAGCTTGGAGGAGGACGAAGAAGAGGATTATGATTACTCCATCGATGAGCATGATGAGTATTACAGCGATGAAGAGACAGATTTGCAACACGTATCCTCAACAAAGCCTACGAGCCAGGTGATCACTAAAGAATCTCTTGTAGCAGCACAGAAGGATGTTTTGGTTAAGATCATGGAATTGTTATCGGTTAAGGAGAACCAAGCCAGGACACTTCTTATTTATTATCAATGGGACGTTGATAAGTTGTTCTCTGTGTATACTGAGCAAGGCAAAGatcgtttgttttcttttgctggTCTTACTGTTTTTGATCCTTGTTTGGTTACTTCGAATGGTGGGACGGTGATGAAGTGCTGCGATATCTGCATGGAAGATGATTTACCAAGTAATGTAATGACGAGAATGGAGTGTGGCCATAGCTTTTGCAATGATTGTTGGAAGGGACACTTCACTGTTAGGATCAATGAAGGTGAGAGCAAAAGGATAACATGTATGGCTCATAAATGCAACGCGATTTGCGACGAGGATGTTGTTAGGAGACTAGTTAGTCCGGAGTTAGCTGAGAAGTTTGATCGTTTCCTCATTGAGTCGTATGTCGAAGATAACATGATGGTGAAGTGGTGTCCAAGCACACCACATTGCGGGAATGCGATACAGATCGAAGATTACGGCAGCGAGGTTCAGTGTTCATGTGGACATCAGTTCTGTTTCAGTTGTCTTAGTGAGTCTCACTCTCCTTGCTCTTGTTTGATGTGGAAGCTATGGACTAAAAAGTGTGCCGACGAGTCAGAGTCTGTTAACTGGATAACAGTTAACACAAAGCTTTGTCCCAAATGTAGCAAACCTATATCAAAACGAGATGGTTGCAATCTCATGACTTGTAAGTGTGGGCAGCATTTTTGTTGGCTGTGTGGTGAAGCTACTGGATTCAGCCATACTTGGAAGACTATCGAGGGTCATAGTTGTGGTCGGTACAAAGATGACAAAGTAAGGCAATTGGAGAGAGCCAAAAGGGATTTGGACAGGTACACACATTACTATTACCGCTACAAAGCACATACCGATTCATCGAAGCTAGAGGATAAACTTAGGAAGAGTGTCCTTGAGAAGGCAGTGTTGAATTCTGAAACCAAGGATCAAGACGTGTTTAAAGATTACAGTTGGGTTATAGATGGAGTGAACCGCTTATTCAGATCAAGAAGGATTCTTTCGTATTCATATCCTTTCGCGTTCTACATGTTTGGTGAAGAGCTCTTCAAAGATAAGATGAgtgataaagagagagagataaagaagaatCTGTTCGAGGATCAGCAGCAGCAACTTGAAGGTAATGTTGAGAGACTTTCCAAGGTTTTAGAAGAGCCTTTTGATCAATACTGTTTTTCGGAAGTAGTGGAGATGAAGAGACAACTCAACAATTTGAGTGCTTTGGTCGATAAACTATGCAGGCAAATGTATGAGTGCATTGAGAATGAATTGTTGGGTCCAATCCAAACTGGAGTCCACAAGGTTGCACCTTATAGGTCAAAGGGAATAGAACAAGCAACTGAGTTTTGTCCTGACATCTACCAATCTTCTGATTGTGGTTCAAGCGGATCTTCGTAG